A window from Vulcanimicrobium alpinum encodes these proteins:
- a CDS encoding M20 metallopeptidase family protein produces MTTLAIPTDTLISVRRRLHAQPELSMVEHATAAFVAEQLGALGLDEVRTGIGETGVLGTLQGGKPGPVTLLRADMDALPIAELNDVPYRSQHPGVMHACGHDGHVAILLAAAATLAARRAEVPGTLVFCFQPGEEGHAGAQKMIDDGALENPHVDRTFALHLFSGLDVGKIGVRDGAFFASADEFDLTIRGKGGHGAMPQLAVDPIAAGAYLITALQTIVSREVAPKDPAVITVGQFVSGTTFNVIPDQATMKGTVRAFDAEVRRSMPQRMERILKGLAEAMRFEYEFAYHWSYPPTVNARAMNDVVREVGRAELGAGDVVEHDIVMWAEDMSFMQELRPGAYFVVGARGGESTSFPHHNARFDIDERALDVGYRMMVALGLRG; encoded by the coding sequence ATGACGACGCTCGCCATCCCCACCGACACGCTGATCTCGGTGCGGCGCCGGCTGCACGCGCAGCCCGAGCTCTCGATGGTCGAGCACGCGACGGCCGCGTTCGTGGCCGAGCAGCTCGGGGCGCTCGGGCTCGACGAGGTGCGCACCGGAATCGGCGAAACGGGGGTGCTGGGGACGCTGCAGGGCGGCAAACCGGGTCCGGTGACGCTGCTGCGCGCCGACATGGACGCGCTCCCGATCGCCGAGCTCAACGACGTGCCCTATCGCTCGCAGCATCCCGGCGTGATGCACGCGTGCGGTCACGACGGTCACGTCGCGATCCTCCTTGCGGCGGCGGCGACGCTCGCGGCGCGCCGCGCCGAGGTGCCGGGGACGCTGGTGTTCTGCTTCCAGCCGGGTGAAGAAGGCCACGCGGGCGCGCAGAAGATGATCGACGACGGTGCGCTCGAGAACCCGCACGTCGACCGCACCTTCGCGCTGCACCTGTTCAGCGGGCTCGACGTCGGGAAGATCGGCGTGCGCGACGGCGCGTTCTTCGCCTCCGCCGACGAGTTCGATCTCACGATCCGCGGAAAAGGGGGGCACGGCGCGATGCCGCAGCTCGCGGTCGATCCGATCGCGGCGGGCGCGTATCTGATCACCGCCCTGCAGACGATCGTCAGCCGCGAGGTGGCGCCGAAGGACCCGGCGGTGATCACGGTCGGCCAATTCGTCAGCGGGACGACGTTCAACGTGATCCCGGATCAGGCGACGATGAAGGGGACGGTGCGCGCGTTCGACGCCGAGGTGCGCCGCTCGATGCCGCAGCGGATGGAGCGGATCCTCAAGGGGCTCGCCGAGGCGATGCGCTTCGAGTACGAGTTCGCCTATCACTGGTCGTATCCGCCGACCGTCAACGCGCGCGCGATGAACGACGTGGTGCGCGAGGTGGGGCGCGCGGAGCTCGGCGCCGGCGACGTCGTCGAACACGACATCGTGATGTGGGCGGAGGACATGTCGTTCATGCAGGAGCTGCGTCCCGGCGCATATTTCGTGGTCGGCGCGCGCGGCGGCGAGTCGACGTCGTTCCCGCACCACAACGCCCGCTTCGACATCGACGAGCGCGCCCTCGACGTCGGCTACCGCATGATGGTCGCACTCGGCCTGCGCGGCTGA
- the gltB gene encoding glutamate synthase large subunit, whose protein sequence is MRFEEHDACGVGFLADLGSRASHQIVSLALTAVGAMEHRGARAADGRTGDGAGILLETPRALFLRELALAHVRVPERHLAAVCVFLPRDEDGAAAMRARVEQAVRGEQVAPMRWRVPEVDPSVLGTQSAASAPSYEQLLVDMGPGNAHERMRAVRRAVIRALREENDRATLVSASPSTVVYKGLLSSSELGAYFADLRDPACASRFAVFHQRFSTNTAPSWRLVQPFGAIAHNGEIDTITGNRAWMRARGIVSPRGASDSLEFDVALDAMVGAGYRVDEAVDIMLSPAIDDDDRLRAYYDAHVPTVEPWDGPAAIVFAEGDRVGAALDRSGFRPLRWCRTASGKILAASEAGIVDFGDDPIVERGRLGPGERIVVRFATGELIRPETFRAFRRDGSDFRATVASWRFDPPADTAPRDVEAGELRRDLVRFGYTQDELKQVVSPLAAGAEPVSSMGDDAALPFFERRMPVTEYLRQRFAQVTNPPIDALREGFVFDVRAWVGSGATNGDVPAPGSIVNVDTALLEEGAFDALAYDTRLVTERFALDCAGTSLRARITAIADEAERKVREGATYLVLDDRGAALPVPAILAAGAVHQRLTDAGLRLQASIAACDGFARDAHACAALIASGANIVTPWLAARAAIAETGSATPYLDALRTGLVKILAKLGICTLRSYVGAQTFEALGLAREVVTACFPGMAAHVPTLGFDELEEDLRSWSALAAEGAEPPQRGMFRFRRDGVRHAFDPPLLKGLRKTIVARDEAAFLKLSDDLEAREAINLRDLIEPVAIGDPLALDQVEPESAILARFVTAAMSLGALGPEAHEAVALGAKIAGARSNGGEGGEDPARTLNAIKQVASARFGVSAEYLATAEELEIKIAQGAKPGEGGQIPGFKVTAEIAWLRGAAPGQSLVSPPPHHDIYSIEDLAQLIYDLRRANAKAKIAVKLVAQSGIGYVASGVAKARADVVHIAGHDGGTGASPLGSIKHAGLPWELGLVETHHTLVANGLRGRVRLRVDGGFKSGRDVIVASMLGADMFGFGSALLVALGCIYARQCHQNTCPVGIATQDAALRKKFPGTAEDAETFLRFVARDVRRRLAALGARSLDEIQGRSDLVRPRYERAKGIELDEVLRLPETRAPYDSARIDNAHLDDEAIPGGTQRITPADRAVGARLAYDAVVRKARGEYVGPATYRYAGSAGQSFGAFLAAPLTLELDGEANDGAGKGMSSGVLVVRGAGNPGEPAIGNACFYGARGGDAYIRGSAGERLAVRNSGATIVVEGAGDHACEYMTKGTVVILGATGRNLASGMTGGELYVLRDHAQRLGPTPLVPHDLDDAGRASLRVLLAEHALRTCSARARELLAGDLDGFVRIAVAVATPAAYATAP, encoded by the coding sequence ATGCGCTTCGAAGAGCATGACGCCTGCGGGGTCGGATTTCTCGCCGACCTCGGCAGTCGCGCCTCCCATCAGATCGTCTCCCTCGCGCTGACCGCGGTCGGAGCGATGGAACACCGCGGTGCGCGCGCCGCGGACGGCCGCACCGGCGACGGTGCCGGCATTCTCCTCGAGACGCCGCGCGCGCTGTTCCTGCGCGAGCTCGCGCTCGCGCACGTGCGCGTCCCCGAGCGTCACCTTGCCGCCGTGTGCGTGTTCTTGCCGCGCGACGAAGACGGCGCCGCCGCAATGCGGGCCCGCGTCGAGCAGGCCGTCCGCGGCGAGCAGGTCGCACCGATGCGCTGGCGCGTCCCGGAGGTCGATCCCTCGGTTCTGGGGACGCAGTCGGCGGCGTCGGCGCCGTCGTACGAGCAGCTGCTGGTCGACATGGGGCCGGGGAACGCGCACGAGCGGATGCGCGCCGTCCGCCGTGCGGTGATCCGCGCGCTGCGCGAGGAGAACGATCGCGCGACGCTGGTGAGCGCGTCCCCGTCGACGGTGGTCTACAAAGGTCTGCTTTCGTCGAGCGAACTCGGCGCGTACTTCGCCGACCTGCGCGATCCCGCGTGCGCATCGCGCTTCGCGGTCTTTCATCAGCGCTTCAGCACGAACACCGCGCCGAGCTGGCGGCTCGTGCAGCCGTTCGGCGCGATCGCGCACAACGGCGAGATCGACACGATCACCGGTAATCGCGCCTGGATGCGCGCGCGCGGGATCGTCTCGCCGCGCGGCGCCTCCGACTCGCTCGAGTTCGACGTCGCGCTCGACGCGATGGTCGGCGCCGGCTACCGCGTCGACGAGGCGGTCGACATCATGCTCTCGCCGGCGATCGACGACGACGACCGTCTGCGCGCGTACTACGACGCGCACGTTCCGACCGTGGAGCCGTGGGACGGACCGGCGGCGATCGTGTTCGCCGAAGGCGATCGCGTCGGGGCGGCGCTCGACCGCAGCGGGTTCCGCCCGCTGCGCTGGTGCCGCACCGCGTCAGGCAAGATCCTCGCCGCGTCGGAAGCCGGGATCGTCGACTTCGGCGACGATCCGATCGTCGAGCGCGGCCGGCTCGGCCCCGGCGAACGCATCGTCGTCCGCTTCGCGACGGGCGAACTGATCCGCCCCGAGACGTTCCGCGCGTTCCGGCGCGACGGGTCCGACTTCCGCGCGACGGTCGCTTCGTGGCGGTTCGATCCGCCGGCCGACACCGCGCCGCGCGACGTCGAAGCCGGCGAACTGCGTCGCGATCTCGTGCGCTTCGGCTACACGCAGGACGAGCTCAAGCAGGTCGTCTCGCCGCTCGCCGCCGGCGCCGAGCCGGTCTCGTCGATGGGCGACGACGCGGCCCTGCCGTTCTTCGAACGGCGGATGCCGGTCACCGAATACCTGCGTCAGCGCTTCGCGCAGGTGACGAACCCGCCGATCGACGCGCTGCGCGAAGGCTTTGTGTTCGACGTGCGCGCGTGGGTCGGCAGCGGCGCGACCAACGGCGACGTCCCCGCACCCGGGAGCATCGTCAACGTCGACACCGCCCTGCTCGAAGAGGGCGCGTTCGACGCGCTCGCCTACGACACGCGGCTGGTCACGGAGCGCTTCGCGCTCGACTGCGCCGGGACGTCGCTGCGCGCGCGCATCACGGCGATCGCCGACGAAGCCGAGCGCAAAGTCCGCGAAGGCGCGACCTATCTCGTCCTCGACGACCGCGGTGCCGCGCTTCCCGTCCCGGCGATCCTCGCCGCGGGCGCCGTCCACCAGCGGCTCACCGACGCGGGTCTGCGCCTGCAGGCGTCGATCGCCGCCTGCGACGGGTTCGCGCGCGACGCGCACGCCTGCGCGGCGTTGATCGCGTCCGGTGCCAACATCGTCACGCCGTGGCTCGCCGCGCGCGCCGCGATCGCCGAAACGGGGAGCGCGACGCCGTATCTCGACGCACTGCGCACCGGGCTGGTGAAGATCCTCGCGAAGCTCGGCATCTGCACGCTGCGTTCGTACGTCGGCGCGCAGACGTTCGAAGCGCTCGGGCTCGCGCGCGAGGTCGTCACCGCGTGCTTCCCGGGGATGGCGGCGCACGTCCCGACCCTCGGCTTCGACGAGTTGGAAGAAGACCTGCGCTCGTGGAGCGCGCTCGCCGCCGAGGGCGCTGAGCCGCCGCAGCGCGGGATGTTCCGTTTCCGGCGCGACGGCGTGCGCCACGCGTTCGACCCGCCGCTGCTCAAGGGACTGCGGAAAACGATCGTCGCGCGCGACGAGGCGGCCTTTCTCAAGCTCTCCGACGATCTGGAAGCGCGCGAAGCGATCAATTTGCGCGACCTCATCGAGCCGGTCGCGATCGGCGATCCGCTCGCGCTCGATCAAGTCGAGCCCGAGAGCGCGATCCTGGCGCGCTTCGTCACCGCGGCGATGTCGCTCGGGGCACTCGGACCCGAGGCGCACGAAGCCGTCGCGCTCGGCGCGAAAATCGCCGGCGCGCGCAGCAACGGCGGCGAAGGCGGCGAGGATCCCGCCCGCACTCTCAACGCGATCAAGCAAGTTGCGTCGGCGCGCTTCGGCGTGTCGGCCGAATACCTGGCGACCGCGGAAGAGCTCGAGATCAAGATCGCGCAGGGCGCGAAGCCCGGCGAGGGCGGGCAGATTCCGGGCTTCAAGGTGACCGCCGAGATCGCGTGGCTGCGCGGCGCGGCCCCCGGCCAGTCGCTGGTCTCGCCGCCGCCGCACCACGACATCTACTCGATCGAAGATCTCGCGCAGCTGATCTACGACCTGCGCCGCGCGAACGCCAAGGCGAAGATCGCCGTGAAGCTGGTGGCGCAGTCCGGGATCGGCTACGTCGCAAGCGGCGTCGCGAAAGCGCGCGCCGACGTCGTGCACATCGCCGGCCACGACGGAGGCACCGGCGCCTCACCGCTGGGTTCGATCAAGCACGCCGGCCTGCCGTGGGAACTGGGTCTGGTCGAGACGCACCACACGCTGGTCGCCAACGGCCTGCGCGGTCGCGTGCGGCTGCGCGTCGACGGCGGGTTCAAGTCCGGCCGCGACGTGATCGTCGCGTCGATGCTCGGCGCCGACATGTTCGGCTTCGGCAGCGCCCTGCTCGTCGCGCTGGGCTGCATCTACGCGCGCCAGTGCCATCAGAACACGTGTCCGGTCGGCATCGCGACCCAGGACGCCGCGCTGCGCAAGAAATTCCCCGGCACCGCCGAGGATGCCGAGACGTTTCTGCGCTTCGTCGCCCGCGACGTGCGGCGGCGCCTCGCGGCGCTTGGGGCGCGCTCCCTCGACGAGATCCAAGGCCGCAGCGATCTCGTGCGTCCGCGCTACGAGCGCGCGAAGGGGATCGAACTCGACGAAGTGCTGCGCCTCCCCGAGACGCGCGCACCGTACGACTCGGCGCGCATCGACAACGCGCACCTCGACGACGAGGCGATCCCCGGCGGAACGCAGCGCATCACGCCGGCCGACCGCGCCGTCGGCGCACGCCTGGCCTACGACGCGGTCGTGCGCAAAGCGCGCGGCGAGTACGTGGGGCCGGCGACGTACCGCTACGCGGGAAGCGCGGGACAAAGTTTCGGCGCGTTCCTCGCGGCACCGCTGACGCTCGAGCTCGACGGCGAAGCGAACGACGGTGCCGGCAAGGGGATGAGCTCGGGCGTGCTGGTCGTCCGCGGTGCCGGGAATCCGGGCGAGCCCGCGATCGGCAACGCGTGCTTCTACGGCGCGCGCGGCGGCGACGCGTACATCCGCGGCAGCGCGGGCGAACGGCTCGCGGTGCGCAACAGCGGCGCGACGATCGTCGTCGAAGGCGCGGGCGACCACGCCTGCGAGTACATGACGAAGGGGACCGTCGTGATCCTCGGCGCGACCGGACGCAACCTGGCGAGCGGGATGACCGGCGGCGAGCTCTACGTCCTGCGCGATCACGCGCAGCGGCTCGGCCCGACGCCGCTCGTTCCTCACGACCTCGACGACGCGGGCCGCGCCTCGCTGCGCGTCCTGCTTGCGGAACACGCGTTGCGCACCTGCTCGGCACGCGCGCGCGAACTGCTCGCCGGCGACCTCGACGGTTTCGTCCGGATCGCGGTCGCGGTCGCGACGCCGGCGGCGTACGCGACCGCGCCGTAA
- a CDS encoding IS5 family transposase: MRTHDEQRASVWTTLQPEDTVPGDHPLRPMRVMVNEILRELSPEFSKLYSRRGRPSIAPEKLLRALLLQMFYSIRSEPMLLEQLRYNLLFRWFVGLSMDDKIWDPSTFSKNRDRFLNGEISERFFAAVVERARADELLSNEHFTVDGTLIEAWASHKSFRPKSDDEPPTSSGGRNEGVNFRGRPRSNETHVSSTDPDARLYRKSSGAPAILGYLGHALMENRNGLIVGVKTTRATGIAEREAALELIRGVSGSNRITLGADKAYDTKDFVEALRALNVTPHVAQNTTRRRSAIDRRTIRHPGYTVSQRRRKLIEESFGWGKTIGRLRKVHFRGLDLVGDIVRWTAAAYNLIRIRNLRAAT, encoded by the coding sequence ATGCGGACTCATGATGAGCAGCGTGCATCCGTTTGGACGACGTTGCAGCCGGAAGACACCGTGCCCGGCGATCATCCGTTGCGCCCGATGCGCGTGATGGTCAACGAAATTCTGCGCGAACTCTCGCCGGAGTTTTCCAAGCTCTACTCCCGACGGGGCCGGCCATCGATCGCGCCGGAGAAGCTGCTGCGAGCCTTGCTGTTGCAAATGTTCTACTCGATCCGCAGCGAGCCGATGCTGCTGGAGCAGTTGCGTTACAATTTGCTCTTTCGTTGGTTCGTGGGCTTGAGCATGGACGACAAGATCTGGGACCCCTCGACGTTCAGCAAGAACCGCGATCGGTTCTTGAATGGCGAAATCTCCGAGCGGTTCTTCGCCGCCGTGGTCGAGCGGGCGCGTGCCGACGAACTGCTCTCGAACGAGCATTTCACCGTCGATGGGACGCTAATCGAGGCGTGGGCCAGCCACAAGAGCTTTCGGCCCAAGTCGGACGACGAACCGCCGACCTCGAGCGGCGGTCGCAACGAGGGCGTGAACTTTCGTGGCCGGCCGCGCAGCAACGAGACGCACGTCTCGAGTACCGATCCGGACGCGCGGTTGTACCGCAAGAGCAGCGGCGCGCCGGCGATTCTCGGCTATCTCGGACATGCTCTGATGGAGAATCGCAACGGCTTGATCGTCGGCGTGAAGACCACTCGCGCGACCGGGATCGCCGAACGCGAAGCAGCGCTGGAATTGATTCGCGGGGTCAGCGGAAGCAACCGAATCACGCTCGGTGCCGACAAGGCGTACGATACCAAAGACTTTGTCGAGGCGTTGCGAGCGCTCAACGTGACGCCGCACGTTGCTCAAAATACGACCCGTCGCCGCAGCGCGATCGACCGCCGAACCATCCGCCATCCGGGCTACACGGTTAGTCAACGCAGGCGCAAGTTGATCGAGGAGAGCTTCGGGTGGGGCAAGACGATCGGCCGATTGCGCAAGGTGCATTTCCGCGGGCTTGATCTGGTCGGCGACATTGTGCGCTGGACGGCCGCGGCGTACAACTTGATCAGGATACGCAATCTGAGGGCCGCGACATGA
- a CDS encoding NAD(P)/FAD-dependent oxidoreductase: protein MADRRYVIVGNGFAGTTCAEQLRKLDPACSIILFADEPYCLYNRIALPPMLRKQVTEQKVIMRDLAWHEKHGIDLRLGTRVDAVDTAGKTVTANGSAYPYDALLLATGGRPNPAASPGAAGAHNVYNFQYLDETKAISEALETAKVGVSVGGSFIAYELAEAFVSRGVETHWLIRGPRFLRRMLDEAAGELLHDAARTDGVHLHFGEEVREMVRSNGAVSKVVTTSGTTIDTDLVGIGLGLTINLELCEGTEIRTRTGIVTDEHLETDVKGVFAAGDCAEFYDPIAEQHYRMGTWNSAGAHGKLAAHNMAAAANGAERKVFDTVPEYSSLVFSGQTITQFGLSPEYRDDIETEMHVDRDRGWYRALYFLEDRFVGAVLIGKGNRAGKRRYLDAIKTKARFPKADRKALLDWTAD, encoded by the coding sequence GTGGCTGATCGTCGATACGTCATCGTCGGGAACGGCTTTGCCGGGACCACCTGCGCGGAGCAGTTGCGCAAACTCGACCCTGCGTGCTCGATCATCCTCTTCGCCGACGAGCCCTACTGCCTCTACAACCGGATCGCGCTTCCGCCGATGCTGCGCAAACAGGTGACGGAGCAGAAGGTCATCATGCGCGACCTGGCGTGGCACGAGAAGCACGGGATCGACCTGCGCCTTGGGACCCGCGTCGACGCCGTCGACACCGCCGGCAAGACGGTCACCGCGAACGGTTCGGCCTACCCCTACGACGCGCTGCTGCTCGCGACCGGCGGCCGGCCCAATCCGGCGGCGTCCCCGGGCGCGGCGGGCGCGCACAACGTGTACAACTTTCAATATCTCGACGAGACCAAAGCGATCTCCGAAGCGCTCGAGACGGCGAAGGTCGGCGTCTCGGTCGGCGGCTCGTTCATCGCCTACGAACTCGCCGAAGCATTCGTCTCGCGCGGGGTGGAGACGCACTGGCTCATCCGCGGGCCGCGGTTTCTGCGGCGCATGCTCGACGAAGCCGCGGGCGAGCTGCTCCACGACGCGGCGCGCACCGACGGCGTGCACCTGCACTTCGGCGAGGAAGTGCGCGAGATGGTGCGCAGCAACGGCGCGGTCTCGAAGGTCGTCACGACCAGCGGGACGACGATCGACACCGATCTGGTGGGGATCGGCCTCGGGCTGACGATCAACCTCGAGCTCTGCGAGGGGACGGAGATCCGCACGCGCACCGGGATCGTTACCGACGAGCATCTCGAGACCGACGTGAAGGGCGTGTTCGCCGCCGGCGACTGCGCCGAGTTCTACGATCCGATCGCCGAACAGCATTACCGGATGGGGACCTGGAACAGCGCCGGCGCGCACGGGAAGCTCGCGGCGCACAACATGGCCGCCGCCGCCAACGGCGCGGAGCGGAAAGTCTTCGACACGGTCCCCGAGTACTCGTCGCTCGTCTTCAGCGGCCAGACGATCACGCAGTTCGGGCTCTCGCCCGAGTATCGCGACGACATCGAAACCGAGATGCACGTCGACCGCGACCGGGGCTGGTACCGCGCGCTCTATTTCCTCGAGGACCGCTTCGTCGGCGCCGTGCTGATCGGCAAAGGCAACCGCGCCGGCAAACGCCGCTACCTCGACGCGATCAAAACGAAGGCGCGCTTCCCGAAAGCCGACCGCAAAGCGCTGCTGGACTGGACGGCCGACTGA
- a CDS encoding PepSY domain-containing protein has protein sequence MTAAITPLAASAASTSTVPPALAAKAKISLAQARRLALATVRGTIAGEELEREAGGLRYTFDITTPRGQHEVGVDAITARIIENVVEKPATEKVERK, from the coding sequence TTGACGGCGGCCATCACCCCCCTCGCCGCATCTGCCGCAAGCACGTCGACCGTTCCGCCCGCTCTCGCCGCGAAGGCGAAGATCTCACTCGCCCAAGCGCGTAGGCTCGCGCTCGCGACCGTCCGCGGCACGATTGCCGGGGAAGAACTCGAGCGCGAGGCCGGTGGTCTGCGCTACACCTTCGACATCACCACGCCGCGGGGGCAGCATGAGGTCGGCGTCGATGCAATCACCGCACGCATCATCGAGAACGTCGTCGAGAAACCCGCTACCGAAAAAGTCGAGCGAAAGTAG
- a CDS encoding 2-hydroxy-3-oxopropionate reductase: MSEKSTVGFIGLGIMGKPMARNLLRAGYPVIVLNRSRGPVDELVADGAQAGTTPQDVAAKSGVVITMLPDSPDVEAVVLGEHGVASGIASGSLYIDMSTIAPQTARRVAEAMTAKGVDALDAPVSGGEQGAINAALSIMIGGSDAAFERAKPIFDTLGKNIVHVGPSGAGQVTKACNQIVVGVTIEAVAEALALAENSGVDPAKVRAALLGGFAQSKILEVHGQRMIDRAFNPGFKAKLHRKDMNIAAEAGDALGLDLAAAKLVRSDFDELIARGDGERDHSALRTRYPLPEPATLSR, from the coding sequence TTGAGCGAGAAGTCTACCGTCGGATTCATCGGCCTGGGGATCATGGGCAAGCCGATGGCGCGGAATCTGCTGCGCGCCGGCTACCCGGTGATCGTCCTCAACCGTTCGCGCGGGCCGGTCGACGAACTCGTCGCCGACGGCGCGCAGGCGGGGACGACGCCGCAGGACGTCGCGGCGAAGAGCGGCGTCGTCATCACGATGCTGCCCGACTCGCCCGACGTCGAAGCGGTCGTCCTCGGCGAACACGGTGTCGCGAGCGGGATCGCGAGCGGTTCGCTCTACATCGACATGAGCACGATCGCGCCGCAGACCGCGCGACGCGTCGCCGAGGCGATGACGGCGAAGGGCGTCGACGCGCTCGACGCGCCGGTCAGCGGCGGCGAGCAGGGCGCGATCAACGCGGCGCTCTCGATCATGATCGGCGGCAGCGACGCGGCGTTTGAACGCGCGAAGCCGATCTTCGACACGCTCGGCAAGAACATCGTCCACGTCGGCCCGAGCGGCGCCGGTCAGGTGACGAAAGCCTGCAACCAGATCGTCGTCGGCGTGACGATCGAAGCGGTCGCCGAGGCGCTCGCGCTCGCCGAGAACTCCGGCGTCGATCCGGCGAAGGTGCGCGCCGCGCTCCTCGGCGGCTTCGCGCAGAGCAAGATCCTCGAAGTGCACGGCCAGCGCATGATCGACCGCGCGTTCAACCCCGGTTTCAAGGCGAAGCTGCACCGCAAGGACATGAACATCGCCGCCGAAGCCGGCGACGCGCTCGGTCTCGACCTCGCCGCCGCGAAACTCGTGCGCAGCGACTTCGACGAACTCATCGCCCGCGGCGACGGCGAACGCGATCACAGTGCCCTGCGCACCCGCTACCCGCTCCCCGAGCCGGCGACCCTGTCACGCTGA
- a CDS encoding hydroxypyruvate isomerase family protein, with amino-acid sequence MPRFSANLSFLYQEHALPDRIDAAAADGFTGVEYMSPYESDIADLTRRLRAHRIEQVLINLPMGDFAAGERGFASDPSRVDEFKRGVAAAATAARDLGCSRVNCLVGKAIPGVDPAAAHATLVDNVRYAATTLAEHGVQLVVEPLNRIETPGFLIGTSAEGLALIDEAAVPNVALQYDIYHAQRVEGNIIATLRAQIARIGHVQIADSPGRNEPGTGELAYERILPVLDELGYGGWVGLEYKPSRATSDTFTWMHALRAHEVVS; translated from the coding sequence ATGCCGCGCTTCTCGGCCAACCTGTCGTTCCTGTATCAAGAGCACGCGCTGCCGGACCGGATCGACGCGGCGGCCGCCGACGGCTTCACCGGCGTCGAGTACATGTCGCCCTACGAGAGCGATATCGCCGACCTGACGCGCCGCCTGCGCGCGCACCGGATCGAGCAAGTGCTCATCAACCTGCCGATGGGCGACTTCGCGGCGGGCGAGCGCGGTTTCGCCTCCGACCCTTCGCGGGTCGACGAGTTCAAGCGCGGCGTCGCGGCGGCCGCGACGGCGGCGCGCGATCTCGGATGCTCGCGGGTCAACTGTCTGGTCGGTAAAGCGATTCCCGGGGTCGATCCGGCGGCGGCGCATGCGACGCTGGTCGACAACGTCCGCTATGCCGCGACGACGCTGGCCGAACACGGCGTGCAGTTGGTCGTCGAACCGCTCAACCGGATCGAGACGCCCGGTTTTCTGATCGGGACGTCGGCTGAGGGGCTGGCGCTGATCGACGAAGCCGCAGTACCGAACGTGGCCCTGCAATACGACATCTACCACGCGCAGCGCGTCGAGGGGAACATCATCGCGACGCTGCGCGCGCAGATCGCGCGGATCGGCCACGTGCAGATCGCCGACAGTCCCGGCCGCAACGAACCGGGGACCGGCGAACTCGCGTACGAACGGATCCTCCCCGTGCTCGACGAGCTCGGGTACGGCGGATGGGTGGGGCTCGAATACAAGCCCTCGCGCGCCACCTCCGACACCTTCACTTGGATGCATGCGCTGCGCGCGCACGAGGTCGTGTCTTGA